One part of the Pseudopipra pipra isolate bDixPip1 chromosome 3, bDixPip1.hap1, whole genome shotgun sequence genome encodes these proteins:
- the DPY30 gene encoding protein dpy-30 homolog produces MEGEQIMEGQPQVPENPHSEYGLTENVERIVENEKLNAEKTSKQKVDLQSLPTRAYLDQTVVPILLQGLAVLAKERPPNPIEFLAAYLLKNKSQFEDRN; encoded by the exons ATGGAGGGAGAACAGATTATGGAGGGACAGCCACAG GTTCCAGAAAATCCGCATTCCGAATACGGTCTCACTGAAAATGTAGAG AGGATAGTAGAAAACGAGAAACTAAATGCAGAGAAAACATCAAAGCAGAAGGTTGATCTTCAGTCGTTACCCACACGTGCCTACTTGGATCAGACAGTTGTACCTATCTTGCTACAGGGACTTGCTGTTCTTGCAAAAGAGAG accGCCAAATCCCATTGAATTTCTAGCAgcatatcttttaaaaaacaagtcaCAATTTGAAGACCGAAATTAG